ATGAGGTGGCTGTATCTTCCAGGGAATAGGATCCAGCTAAGATCACTATTTCACATGAGGCTGGGAAGGATGACTGTCAAAGTGCCAAGCAAGAATTTGGAAATGTGGCTTCAAAAAGGAtctctttttccccagaaatggAAACCAGAGCTAGAAATCCACTGAATTTCTCCCTTATCCTGAAAAGGAAGTTCAGATCTCTCATACACCAGCATGAGGTATTGGAAGTTTTTTTACCTTCTAATAAGGAAGGTCTTTTAAGATTGGATAAATACTTTTGTGTTCATTGCTGAGGAAAcaacagagaaaggagagaatgTGCCTTATCTAGCACCACTAAAACCATTACGTCGtaacaaaggggaaaatatCATAAAACCGTAGAACCATAGGATCattaagtttgaaaaaaaacactaaggtcatccagtccagccgtcaatccatccccaccacacccactaaaccatatccctcaaTGCCATATCGACCCTTttgttgaacacctccatgggtggtgacttcaccacctccttgggcagcctgttcctttTGGGTAATACATTTTTGGTGCACTCACTGAAAAAAGTGATCTTGTTCAGGCTTGAGTGTGCttttgcaggaaaatgaaattattgttCTGTTGAATTAAAGGATTTAAAGGCCCACATGGCCCCTGTCATCATCcagacatttgttttccataatCCTAATTATAAAGCTTCAAATTTTATAATCTCTGACTTTTCAAGAGGTTGTATCCTGTTCTAGGACTGGCGTGTTGATGGATTATTTCCACTGTAGCAAGAAGTTCCTTCATCCTGATAGCATTAAGGGGAATTATGAATGGAAGGAAATGACCTGAAAGAGGAGTAAAGACCAAGAAACAATTTGTGACTACCATATTTGAAACACTATTAACTAGGTAGCACCGGGAAACAGCCAGATCTATAAAAAAGGAGTGACATTCTTGGTATAATGCTGAACCAGTGTGCCCAGTGAGTAAGGTGATTCGTTCCTATagtcagagcagcagtgaggcaAAGAGGTCATTCTGCAGGCAAAGGACCCTGTCCAAATGTCCCTGCTCCACTGCATGGCCATGTCTCTCACTGTCATTATGTAGATGCGGCCTCTGAGGTAATCATCTGGGCTCTGTTGTAGTCACTGGGAAGACATAAGTCTTTCTGTTGTATGATTCATCTAAAACTATTAATTGTGAGAAATGCTTCGATACTACTTTTGGAGTTTGAAGTGAGGCTAGATGGCCTCATCCGTCAGGAGCAAGGAGAAAAGATTAAAGCTTATTCTACTATTTTTGTCCATCTGCTCCCcagttcttcttcctttttagtATGAAAGCTCCCAAGAGCAAGTAGGATATAGCTGTGTCCTCCCCATGGGCATCATTTCCATCACTGTCAGAGTCCTGTGGTCACTGATCTCTCCATCCTGAACCCTGAGCAGGTTGTTTCTTAGGTTGTTCCTGTGTTGGCAGGGTGTGGACCCTCTGTGAACAGGTCATAACACTGCTGTGATGCCAAAGCAAAAATCTTACCTGCCTCAATAAGATGTGACAGCTGCTTGTTTATAGGGCTGCTGTCATTGGTACATGGCGTATCAAGGGGCATCCACTTGATTATTCCGTTCACATTCTTGCACGTGATGGTGCCAGATTCAGGAAGTTGCTTATTGTAGCCAGTCGGGCATTTGAAATGTAATACTTGCCCCACCGAATATTGCTGTTGTGCGCTTAGAGAGGTATGTGGGACAGTTTTGGGCATACCACAGAAACCTGGGAATTCACAAGGCAGCACATGGTTAGATTTGACctactgcttctgtttttcatagaatcatagaatcattaaggttggaaatgactGCTAagctcatccagtccaaccatcaacccatccccaccatgcccacaaaaccacgtccctcagtgccacatttccccttttcttcaacacctccagggatggtgactccactacctccctgggcagcctgttccagtgcctcaccactctttctgaggataaatttttcctaatatccaacctgaacctcccctggtgcaatttaaggccattacctctcatcctatcactgttacctgggaagaAACAATGTGATTTGTATTCATACAAAATGCAGGCAAGTAAGATATACCAAGCTTTCCTACCTCGTGAACATCTAAAGAAATCATTTGCTTACGCATTTTCATTTGCTCAGACAAGCAGGTATTATAGCAAATGTATTCTCTCTGActatcaaaataattaaaaattgctCGTTATCACTCCTATACTGCCTCCATGGAAATCAATGGGAGAAGTGTTACAGTACTGATTAGGCTCTAACTTACTTGaaattttttcttgctttgaggGTGCTGAGCTCTGGGTTTCTCTTGCTGGCTCTGGTGTAGAATTTAACTTAGCTGTTTGGTTCCTTGAGAACGAAGGTTTCTCAGCTGTGAGAGAAGATACATTTACTGAATGACAGCAGGACAAAGAGCAGAGCTAAGCCTGAGCAATCAAGCTTTTACAGGCAGAACAGGCTTGCTGTAAGTTTTAATTTGCAAAGATAAGCACAGAAGATCATTTGTTACAGCAGTGCTCTGATACATCTTGCACTACTCTTTGGGAAAATGCCACAAGTGCCAAAAAAGTTGGTAATGGCTTACCAATACATACAAGTTCATCGTAGACCCAAGAAGCAGTCCCTGATATATTCTGACACCGAATTGTCAAGGAGTTCCCACTTCTTCTCTTGTAGCCACTGTCACATACATAACGCAGTTTGGTCTTCAGTGGATATGTTTCAGCAGCCACATCAGCAAATTCATTACTCGGAAGAGATGGACATTTTTCTGCAATCAATCAGAAAACCTGTGAATCAGAGCAGCCTGTGCATCCACCTTACTCACCGAAGGCTTCCAGTGTCTTTCTGACATTATCATCATTATCATTATCAATGCCAGATTGTGCTCAGTTAAGTATCTGGGTGTAATTCTGCTCCCAATAAGAGGGTTGAAGTTATAGAGGTTAGAAGAAAGGGTTTTGGAGGTATTCACCTGAGCTGGCCACGGGAAATTGAATTCAGCTTGTCAAGAAAATCATCTGGGTGAAACGCAGTTCAGGTTGTCAACCAGAGTGAGTTCTGCATTACCGCATTTATGTCTGGGATCCTATGGGGCTGTGGCATTGAAGTTAGGTGGGCAAAGGCTCCCCTGTGCAAATTTTCTTAGAAAGAGCTCTCCGAGTACagagctcctggagctgcttCTGTAACAGGACAGCACTCCtgtagaagaaacagacctCATGGGAGGTTTGGAAGTCACCCGAGTGCAGCCTGGGTGCATGACCATGAGGTGATGGTACCATGTATTGTGAACATCCAGGTCTGTCTGCAGGTCTATTTGGTTGGTCTGGAAGTAAACCCAGAGTCAGCTGAGTCAATGTGCAAACCCACCTTCTTcctccccctcttcctcctAGCAAAGGACTGGTCCGTTGTTGGAGGGCTAAGGGATGAAACTGGATGGCATGAAAAGAATGTGAGAAGCTTTGACTCTTTGACTGGTTTGATTGATTTTACAAGCATAGATTTGTGCAAAGTGCAGAAGAATTCCTTGGGAATCTCCACTATGTAACATGAAACTTGCGTTTATCCACACTTATTAAAAGTTACTAAAACTTGCAGTCATCTACAAAAGGGGAGTAGGCTCAGTTCTATCTGGACACAACAACAAGCAGCTTACTGGGAAATAAGTTTACAAACCTATATATAACTTGTCCCCAGACAAGGATGTTAAGTgctgtgtcatcagcaaattgCATCTAAATATACTTCTCAATCAGTTGGAATGAATTGAGATCATTTTCAGTGCACTTGAAAGTTGAGCTGCAGACCCAGAATATAATAAAGGCACtacttaatgatttttttaaggtCTGAAGGCTgagaaatttgaaaataaaatatactggCTGCACTGGGGCAGCCACTCTGTATCTTTGCGTTCATGATCTCTGACCCCTTAAGCTTATCCATAACAGTAGCAGCTATTATGAGTAAAATGTTTAATCACCGTCTTCACATTTTCTACAGCCATAATTAATGCAACCTTGGAACTAGCAAGAAAGACTGTGAAAGGGCCTTCAGTTCCTGATAGATGTTCATTTGGCATCTGCCCTTGACTTCCTGAAGTGCCTTCTCCTTGAAACAAAGCCATGCCAATGGCAAACCAGCCAGTGATCCCCAAGCCCAGTCCTGTAAAGCTCTTTTAGAGCCGCTCGTCATTTTCTCACTTCGatattttctgccctttttgcttttcattatctTGCCACTTGGTAAAAGTCACAAAGTTCAAAGAAGGCCACAGTGAAGGGCACTGTGAATGGCTTAACAGCTAAGCCACACAAGGACTATTTTAATGGCCCCGTGTCTTTGTGTTATCAAAGAACTCACCTCACAAACTACATCAGACTGTGGCTTCAAGTGAAGCACACGGCATTCGAAATAGTTAACCACACGGTTTACCACAGACTGTCAAGGGTGATTAAAATTAAAGAGTTATCAGATGAGCAGCAAGTTGAGAGCACGTACTCTCACTTTCCCTATAAGCTAAAAGCATGTTTCCCTCAAGACTTCAAAAGCCTCTTTGAAGCAGACTGCAGATCTGAATCTCAACACAAGGTACCCAAACCTACAACTCTTTAGTCTCTTCTTAAGAAAAGCCACAGCATCTAACCTATTCATCATGAAGGGCAACTGTTGTTTCAGTCGATGATCAAATGAATTTAGGCTTCTTCTGAAGTTGCAGGCATCAGATGAGGATTGTGCATAAATGGTGCACAGGGGTGGCAGTGAGCAAAACCTGATTTCCAGTCGAGCTGTGCTCTTGGATCAACAGGTACAAGATTCAGCTGGATCTCATGCAGCACTCCTAGGATCTAGACTTTTCATTTCATCCACGTCACTCACGTTCTCACCTTTTCTCATCTAAGCCACTGACGTATCTTCTTTGGCTTTTACAACCACATTCCTGCTTCTGATCCAGAAAGAATTTAGAAAGATGACTCTCCTAGGCCTTACCTTGACCATTCTGGGCTTCTCTTTGCTCCTCTCTGTTGGCTTCCACTTCTTCACTGTCACACTGTATgttttgaatcatagaatcatagaaccatcgcagttggaaaagacctccaagattatccagtccaaatgttcacctactaccaatataaccccactaaaccctgtcccttagtaccacatctaaacgtttcttctgctctcatttttgAGAGCCTTCTCCTTACCAACAATCATATCCTTTCAAAACCATTGGTCTTGTCATGTTTGACCTCCTCTCCCATTGTTTGATGCAGAATTGATCAGCTTTCAGGCTTACTATTATACCAGTCCTCACTCTGGGAGAAACATTGCATGAGTATGGTTGTGTCAAGACATCAGCTGCCATTATTCTTCTTCATTGTCTTTAGGTGTCCTATCTGCATTCAAAGGTGCTTTTCTTTAAGTGGTCTTTTACCTGTTTTTCAAGAATAAATATGTTCCCGACATGCTGATCACTATTACTTCTGTACTTTTAATGTCTTGTATTTGGATCCTGAATTTTCTGTGTCTGACCATTAGTGGCAACATGCCTAACCCAAATGAGCCCTAGCTATCATCCAGCACTCCAGCAGTTGTGGCAGTAGATGTGATGTTAATTCATGATAATGACAACATACCCAGCGAAGTCCATCTAAGATTGGAAACTACAGTTTGGCCACCAAACCCAAAAGAGCTTCCAGTGCTTTGACATTTAGAAGCTTCAGAGGCTCAAACTAATTTACATCTTCAGACTCTCTTGAAGGTATAGTAAGCATCTTCCAAAGCTGCAGAGGCTATAGGTGATTGCATATAGGTCTGCATATAGCATTAGGCATCCCAGGATAGTGTAGGAAAACTGTGCCGAGAAGGAGACAGGGTGAGATCTGGATTGTATTGCCTACACAAAACTCTACCATCATCCCAGAACCTCAGTCAGTCTTCGTGCCCAAGAAAACTGTATGGTTTGACCCTAAAAGACTCGAAATCCCTGCAGTGAGTCAGCAGATGGGAAAAAAGCTAGGGAACTAGGGAATAGCAGTGCAGATCTATTCCGTGACTACATTTCTGACTTTTTGAATTTTTCACCTAGGTGGCAATTAATGTtaatttctttgtgttcttgTGATAAGAAAATATAGATCTTATACAAGGCCAGCACACCCAGGAGACGTCTGCCTCAAAGCCTCTGGTGGCCCAGTTTTCCACAGCCCAGCTTTCCTCTGACTTCTACATAATTCtacagcagctctggggctACATTACTGCCAATAATCAGTTTAAAAACCACTAAGCTACTAAGATCCCATGACACTAGTAATAGTGGTCTTTGTTTCAGTGTCCTCGCATCACCTTCAGATCTCCTCTTGAGATTTTGACTCCTGACTTTCCTTCAGCAAACCCTTCACATCTCCATCTCCAAAGTTGCTGTTTACACTTATTTCCTTCTACTTCAATCGTGATATTCACTATCCTCTCTTTCCTTCACTTGTAAGCTTCATCACCCCTCACCATTTTAATCTCCCCACCAAAACTGCCATATGACTTAGAGGTACTATCTAACTGTTTTATTCCTAATTTCTCTCCATATCAATAGATtaagggtagatgtggcactgagggacatggtttagtgggcatggtggtgatgtggtgatggttggattagatgatcttagtggtctctacaccaaacttaatgattctatgattctatgattctatgatttttggtGCCTACAGCATTCCTGGAAATTTCGGAACTGTTTTTGAACACTATCATATAGTGAATGGAGACTTATAAATTCAGATGATCAATATCTGTGAAATGTAAAATGCAGAACATGGCATCTTTTGGTGTGCTCCCCAGATTTAAGTTTGTTAACTCTTCCAAGGCCTGCAAGCCACTGCTTGTCATCTCTGCCATAAGATAAGTGGATTCCTGCTATTCCTACTTAAGGAAAGATCCCCCAATGCCATTTCAGGTATCTTAAGGCATCTGGGACACCCACATGAGCTCTCAGATATTATACAGGAGCTACTGGAGGCCAGTGCTAGGCAGAATTCCTTGATGTGTCTGTGTTTTGGCATACAAGCCATGCCACATCTTTTGTAAGTTTATCACCATGTGCTAGATTAAGCTTAACTGCCGTTGGTGACTGATGCATACCTAACAATTAAATCACTGTAATTCAGTAATTAAGCAAGGAACATATGCATCAGGGTGAGACTGGGTCCTTAACCAGAAATTAACCACCTAAAGctaaatctgttttttcttacatccaatctaaatctcccctatgTAGgctcagaggaaagaaaaccattAGCTAAACCACATATCAATTCCTTTAGTGCTTGTATTTCTTCCCTGAGATTTCCCAATTAAATATGTTATTGACCCAACTACTACTATTTGACCCAACTACCAACCCTACTTTGCTCACAGTAGATGTGCAGTATTATCTTTGAAGTTCacctgtgtttttctcttccaagtCTGAGCTGGCAAAGTGGTGTTAGATAAGGCATCAGAACAGCACCTTCCGTCCCAAATAAGTGAATGGGGAAATTCCTAGCAGGTATTTTTAGTGATTAGGTGAACACAGGCAATGAGTCACGCCATGGCAACCTAAACTCAGAATTTCCTCTGTCACGTGACTTTGTGTCACCGGCACTGACATTATTCTGATGTAGAGTTAAAACAGCAAGCTGCAGACATAGgacatttttcccccaaatacAAAGGCGATAGGAAGGGATCAGTAGGAAACTGGCTGTTTGAAGATCTGGCCAGGAGCAGGGGATGAAACCAGGCAGCTCGCACACTTACCAGTTCAGAGATGAAGAGAGCCTTTCCCTAGAGATGCCCAGAAATCAAACCATGTCAAAATGAAGAGATTTCCCCAGCTGTTCCTGAAAAGCTAATTCAGCCCAAGGGGTTCATGCTGTCTGAAACTCTGTGCTCTCTAAATAGAGCATACCTCATGAAGACGAAACTGATACGGGTGAACAGGAGGAATTGATACCAGCAACTGGACTGAAATGGTAATGAACTTTTTCTAACTTCAAAACTTTTTCCCAAAGGGTCCAATAACAAGGTAGCTGTAGCTCTGCCTGCTTCTTTGCCATCTGATTAATGTCAACCAAGTCTATGTGGATTTGTAAGCTGGCAATAGATGGaagctgtggtgctgagctgcagacCTGATGTTCACAATAATTTGCCTGTGAGATTTTGGTTGTCTTTACTGTAGGTTAAACACAGATTATTTTATGAATTCATCTTGGTATGTAATGACTCTGCAGTTTAAGTGTCAGAAATGCACTGTAGATGAAATTGCCAGGCACAAGTTTGCATATAAACAGCAATGGGAAAGACACCAACCCTACAGGGCAGGAGATGGGCTTCAATATTCCTATTTTATTCAAAGGATCAGGGAATTGAGTGTCTGCCGAGTGTGTTATTCTAGAACTTGTTTCTATTGAAAAGGCACCATAAAATATGTTGGACTATGAGTTgggggcaggctgagagagctgggactgttcagcctggagaagagaaggctgcagggagacctgagagcagcctctCTGAAGGGGGCTGTAAGAGGAAAGGGGACAGGCTCATTAGGAGAATCTGTTGTgttaggacaaggggaaatggtttcaaattaaagaggggagattaaaattaggaagaagtttttacaagataaggaaaaagtgttttacgataagggtggtgaggcactggaacaggaagCCCAGAGAGGtgtggttgccccatccctggagacattcaaggccaggctggacagggctctgagcaacctgatctagctgtggatgtccatgttcagtgcagaggagctggactaaatgacctttaagggtcccttccaactcaaacgattctatcATTCCTTAATGATTCCACGATTCAGTGATCTGTCTCCCCTCTTCCATAAACACATCTATCCCCATTAAAATAGACTCATGccttttttaaagcataaacTAATGAGTGTCACCCAGCAGACAAATAGCAGATATTTCAAATCCCTCTGTAGTCACTAGAAAGGGACTTGCAGGACATGACTCATCACACTCTTATCTGCAATCTGGTAGATTAACTGTACcttaaaagtatttctttatcTCCTCTGGCTAGGAAGGGGGTCTACTCATCCATCTTGATGGAGACATGCAGATGGCTGAAGTTAAGGAAGATGAAATCTCACACCTGGTAGGGGATGGGCAGGGGACTTGCACTGCAAATGTGGAATTGAAAGAGGGAATGTTAGGAAAGGGGGGGAGTGTTTCATAAGGAAGGGAATGGTAGGTAAACTAGCTCAAACACAGCTCACTGAATAGGAGGTGTAAGAAGTGGagaatgggaaatatttttctcattctgttcttttttttttttctctgtgttcatAGCCTTCCTGATTCTGTGGTGAAGTCACAGAGTTCAATATCTTTAGAGGAAAACCCTGTATACAAAATGATAGGAGAACATAGTGtctgattttgaaaatattgtatGTGAAAGCCTTGTTTTGGTATGTGACATTTGGTTTTTAAATTGATTTAGCTAATTTTTTGCTTAAATCTGTGGTTTCAGTAACACTTGGCTCTTACGTATTTCCATATTAATGGAAGAACACATTACTGAGAAGGGAATTTGACTTTTTAAGCAATGACAGACATTCAGACTCCTTTGACTGGAActtcctcagccttttctttttttgggttGGGAGGGCTACGGAGAATGTcctctctgaaaataattgaaCTGGATGATCAGCAAGTGTCCCAGTCTTGGACAACACTGACAAAAGGCCTGGTGGGAATCCTGACTTTTGGAATTTAGGACTCATCTCATTTGACTCATGACCTTAGCACAGAACTGGTCATTGAAGTCTTTGCTAGAGCTCTCAAGAGTGAGATGGAAATTATTTGTCAGCATTGATCACTTCTTCTGACCTCGTGATGCATGGAACATTTTGCCAACTCAATAAAGATATACGTCCTTTTTCTGAGTGTTTGCACTTTAAAAAGGGAGAacgtcaaaaaaaaaaaaaagcagcagatgacaGAGTTCTGGGATGAGGAATGGGGATTTGAGCAAAGAAAGTCATGAGAGGACTTTGGAAATGTGATTTTGGAGAAGCATTGGAGGAGATGGAAAGAAGAGTAAGTAAACCAGGTTAGGAAATTGTTCCAGGATTCGATATAACGGtcagaagatggaaaatataGGTAGTTAACATCCAAAAGCTTGGATTTGAAGATGCAGTTGATGTAACAGGAGAGACAAAGGTACTCAGCTGGACATcagtaaataaaacagtggTGCCAAAATCATGATACTATAGGGAGCAAGTGATGCTATAGTGAGCAAAGTCAAAGGTAGTTTCTTTCCAGCAGTAGCTTAAGAGTGGACTTTTTACCATGATAAAaggtaatcatagaatcatacagaATCATGGCATCATTTAGGTCGTaaaagacccttaagatcaAACTGGAAGTGAAGGACATACAGGGACATATGTCAGAAGATTTCTCTATCTCAGAAGTAGACACTGCAGGCTTTCTCTCCACaatattgttttttccttagcaAGATCCCaattttaacaattaaaaaatttGTTTTAGATTGTAACACTATGGTGGGCACTTTGCTGCTAAGGATCACTATAACTGGAGGTTCTATGAGCGTATTTGCTCTCTATTTGACCTTAGAAGAAGCACTTGTATGTGGTTGACAACTCTAATTTATTCTGCGTTGCATTTCAAATCCATGGAAGCAAGCGCTAATATGCAAGTATAATGGGAAAGAAATTCCTCTCATTTAAATGACTGAGATCTGGTACCCATCTTGTGTGAATGAAATTCAGTTGaatgaaattcttccttttgtgaGGTTTAATCCCTTCCAGGTTTGACTTGCAAATATATTCAGTGTATTCCTGTAAAATGAATACCAAGATGGAAAGGTCGCAGGAGCGCTGTCCAGCTTTTATCTTTATTTGACCCTCACCTAGCATAGGTCTTGTCCATGCCT
The Numida meleagris isolate 19003 breed g44 Domestic line chromosome 1, NumMel1.0, whole genome shotgun sequence genome window above contains:
- the IL15RA gene encoding interleukin-15 receptor subunit alpha isoform X1; translated protein: MELKCLLMWLLLGSIMGTRAEKCPSLPSNEFADVAAETYPLKTKLRYVCDSGYKRRSGNSLTIRCQNISGTASWVYDELVCIAEKPSFSRNQTAKLNSTPEPARETQSSAPSKQEKISSFCGMPKTVPHTSLSAQQQYSVGQVLHFKCPTGYNKQLPESGTITCKNVNGIIKWMPLDTPCTNDSSPINKQLSHLIESSFSFCFSILLSLCDSPSRDGKWEGTRKM
- the IL15RA gene encoding interleukin-15 receptor subunit alpha isoform X2 gives rise to the protein MELKCLLMWLLLGSIMGTRAEKCPSLPSNEFADVAAETYPLKTKLRYVCDSGYKRRSGNSLTIRCQNISGTASWVYDELVCIAEKPSFSRNQTAKLNSTPEPARETQSSAPSKQEKISSFCGMPKTVPHTSLSAQQQYSVGQVLHFKCPTGYNKQLPESGTITCKNVNGIIKWMPLDTPCTNDSSPINKQLSHLIEAVIFFILLLHSAVFV